gaggtacaatgcgttgatcaacaacctgaacataaatgggaaatattattcaatcagggaggtcaacaaaaagttccttttaacactgtcaactcatcttgaacatagaatcactgccattagagaagctagagatctgagtgagatttctttggatagactctatggtgtgttgaaaacctatgagttggagcagattcagcaaaaggaagtctacgggaaagatagaatggtcaacaacaacaacaatctcaacagtcggagagaatggtacagttttccaaggctgaggaaaatgtgttagtagcagaatatgatcctcctactacaaatcaatcaagtgatgatttttattccttggaagagctggagcaattggaagatgagtcaatggcccaaattgtcaaaagattctccaatgtcagattcaagaggaatcccaagcttaagtacaagtccaactacaacaaattccagaaaggtggatcttcatcctctaacatcagcagtggtggatacaaaatagggatggttgatcggagcaccattagatgctataactgcaatgagttgggacactttgccacagaatgtaggaagccaaagcaagtaagaaaaaactctgaaagggcttatctggcaaagggaagaagctgggatgatactgacagtgaaggtgaagaagaaggaaatcttgctcttatggctattgatggaaaagcttcatcgtcaagaatagaggtaaaactttctgatgctgaaatggtttatcatctaagaggtaacttagattgtgcacgtcgtgataatgaactgttaagtttacagatcacagaccttgagaaagaggtcaatgaattaagacttgtgcacattaatcaagacaaattaaaagaacaagtatcttttctagagaatagagttgactgttatagaaaactcgaaactattctcaaagacaagatcaccggtcttgagactaaggttagagcctacttcaattcttgttcaaaggctaaagagttctacagtaagcaagctgttaataaaacatctggaataggttatgattacagtgttgctattggagaattaggcataaactcccctcctcatgtatgttttaaagggagggaagtaccacatgtgcttaagggtgttgatgaacccctctataagccatcaattgctgaaccatttgatgcgacctcttctgttattcaagaagaaatacgtgctgaggatcatgctaatgagaagattgtttccaagtcaagtgagtcgaaagttccagtcaaagttgtgaaagcaactaagactaactcagacacatatgagttggataacaaaaatgccatctctaccatgcataaattgcctgctattaatcactctcataaagcatgtagtgttgctaattgtatgtcttgtgcttttaaattgatgtatgcttattttaatggtaagcatgtttctagtgataagactactcctcgtcagcatgtgaataatagaaagcatgataggtctaagactgctagtccttctaaggctagaaaggagacatttgtgcctaagcctaaacagaaatttgttaaggctatttacaaggtcaaatattcagtcattgaggatgttaagaccattaaaattaaaaatgttgttttgcctgacaaaggacaattctacaagtatgccgggcccaaccaagtttgggttccgaagaaggtctaatccatttgaagtgcagggcagtatacaggtgtaaccggtagtgtggattcttgacaagtggatcatcaagacatatgaccggagatagagaactgctatcaaatgtggattgagaaagctggcccaatggttacctttggagataacagcaaaggtttatctgagggatatggctgtttgcaagctgggaatgttatcattataattttgtatattgtgctaggttattatcaggaagcagtatccaacatatagcaccagtgacgagacttgggaatattacaacatatcaagcacctgctgcacattacacttggaattgaactctagtaagatgtgtacaagtgtactcctgttcggtgagtcaaaagaggaagtcagtgtaccacagttcatggactttgcagttgcagatctattggactatgcaatctcttcttcacaatctcacttcaggttggtatgaactagtatactgctcaagcaatcgtcaaggacatggtatggcactctaactgcagttacagttttatatgaataagtagagtcgtcatattaataactatcttatcactaggcacaaacatattgttttatatgtgcagtggtatattgataatgctatcattgaactcaaacttctttctacattagtgatttcttatttcatgtaaaatcttttgaaatcactattgtaaatcattttctctctattgccatatgttctgtgatacaggttcattctccaatgactttctttcattgacagtcatgaggttgaaaacccagaacgtctatcccagactgtaaagacaaacacataaacaaaaccaaccaacactctcttaccactaaatgtagtatgaatgagcgtgagggagatagtgccttagtgtaccacataaggaaggttctgtagtcaacccagtagctctgtctcctacatagatgagtagtatttaaaccgagacaactgatagcccccatacatcttctcaaaaagatgtaatggctgaaaaggcacaaaaacagttactagattcattctctcaacagggtgcgtctattaaaatttgcatgtcggccaaggtatcctatgtagtgtcaccacctcaaatataaacaattcttaatgcacaaggaaaggttacacacacaaaggatgagttgacggaaacaagagtttcgaccattttaaggtcagattcgattgtttaaggttcgttaatggaccaattgcctttacaggtgttaggagaggatactgatccaaaagccatatgtcagtggtcagtgtctacctccccaggcttaaatcccctggatgcatctgcggatagtggatctgacataggtgcagatcggcaacttgttgacaatgattcagatattacctgatgagtcacaaggaaatgtcttcacaaacattagaagggaactttgatctttatgctaaattcgttggatcattgtttaccttcccagaattcaaatctggaaccctaaaagggaaactagcaacttgtagattatgactcagattcatctgacgagtttaacaaggatggggatttgtgaactcccattgcaccacctgtgacctccttaaggatggctaaggtgattttccttgcaggtacagctgatttttggagctatgagtggagtgatacacttgtgagaatgagtgtaaacacgagtggagagaagagtgaaacacatgtgaggtacactaaaacagaatcacacactcacagtgaggaagaaagagaaatttcttgttatttcttttccaaccaagtaaaatatgagaactccttcagacgacggcatacattccttctttaagggggagataaaagcttaagtaatagtttggaggattcctcaactaagggggagaaatagcagggaggaagaaaaagatcctacatatacactacaccacaccattgttgtttgtaactacgaatcctattgtacgggagaggtggtaaacacaaggtgattttctagtaagggaagaaactgttttctaaaaggggagtaccattggtttttatctgcggatcctattgtacgggagaggtggtaaacgaaggtgatcttctttaatcagttgattctcatagggggagaagcaagagagatatgggcttctcaacaaaaaatgtggttgtacaaatgaagatgaaactacttgaagatatgttcagtctagaggaacatctatttggaatctggaaaatgttaaatctagtccagaacttttctgctatttactttgcatttctgtttatatctttttcttatttgttagttgagttatcctctaggtatttgtgtgttattgtctaacaaacaaataggtggagattgtaaggcatatgtcatagcctatttgtatattcgaggatttaactcaactcaaataagaatgtaataagtaaatagtggatcaaccgtcaaagagatctcacagagtaacatctgtcagaggattcagaaataaggttcatctacagacttgaggaattaattcactggaagaagttcaagaaattgatcatgcctcagtgatataaatcaagattgtggatttaatcaagtgacagagatctcgtcagggtatcagataattacagggatttaatctgaagaaaatcaaagtatcaaagtcaagacatgaagaaacgtcacggaagttagtcactcatgaaccagacagtacatcatgtgtcaacattgaagtggtggaaattgattcatatatttcagtgattttcagaagatttgcagaagaatgagtgatgttgaagactagaattaattctctattaattaattaagtcatctaatttaattaagaaaataaattatatatgcgaagaataatttatttattaattgaattaattgattaattaattctgaattaattttaggaattttcagaatttaaattggattaaaattcatttaaattcaacaagacaaactgattgtactaatatgacaatcggtatgacaattgatagtcataccaaaagtcatactagtacaaacaattgtcttgccgaaagttataCTGGGAGGtggatagtcttgctagttcattctgatagtcttgctagttcatttgatagtcctaccgattgtcttgctgagctcaggattgtcattccagttcattctAATTGGTTgtttgattaaaaagaagcagaagcagaacaCATTAAAAATATCCAacaacacagaagtcaagaacaaagcagaaaagaaaaacaagaagcaatatttcatcttttcatctgcatacttcaagattaaatttctagattgtaaagttaaatccaatccactagaaatctttatcttgctcttgtgtaacaatctagcggatcaaaatccctagaacttaatctcaaatcgcgtttatcatttgattctaattattccaaaaatagaaaaagttcatgtcaaatttattctaaatttgtgataattaatttgagattaattccttgtaatcgatatagttgttgtaacacctttcaagtttaataatatttttatttaacttgaattttgtttcatattttttattccgcatttattcgattattcggtactgtttgtattcaacccccccttctacaaatatattgggacctaacaaaaaCTTCAAGAAATGAACACACACCTACAACTCTTTCCCAGTCATCTGGACTTGAGATACTCCTTAAACCCCTGATCAGATGTGCTATACACGAGAAATGCATCTCTGAACTCGATCGCACATGACATCATATTATATGTCGAGTTCCAGCGAGTTGAAACATCCAAAATCAGTTTCTTACATTTCAGACCTAAGGACATTGAAATTTCAGCAAACTTAATCCTACGACTTTCAGAGGCTGCTATATACTTAACCCCATCCCTGACTTTATCAACTATTTCTTTGGTTGGTTCTAACCCATCCTGGACACATAGGTTCAATATGTGTGCACAACAACGTGCATGAAACATTTTCCCCTCAATTGATAATACCCTTCTAAAACTAAAAGTTTGCTTAAGATATCGTAAAGCAACGTCATTTGCAGCAACATTATCGACGGTTAACGTCCCAATTTTATCAATTATTCCCAGTTCATTCAAACATTTGAACAAAGCTTCTGAAATTATAAATCCAGTATGCGGGGGAGGCACATTACAAAAATTCAGAACCCTCATATTAAGATTCCAATCAGAATCGATCCAATGACCGGTGACAACCATATAACCAAGTTTCTGATGTGAGGAAGTCCACATATCGGTTGTAATAATAATCTTTCTAACAGATTTGAACAATTCTCTTAACTTACTTTTCTCAATTTCGTAAGTACTAATACAATCCTTTTTAACAACATGCCTAGTAATTTTATGCCAGTAAGAGGTGGCTATTCTCATTACCTTTTCAAACATAAAGCTTTCTGCATGCCTAAATGGAAGTTCATTTACCAAAATATAATGAGAAACTATTTTTTCTCATTTCAGCATGATCATATTTAAAAGTGCCAAGTGTTACCTCAGATGATACCGCATCGCTCGGTTGAAACTATAGTGTTGCTTGATTTGTTTGCCCATGTTCCCTCAAACATTTATCCACGTGCCTGTTTAGCGTGGTTGTGCAACCCGTACTGCCTAATTTCATTCTTACTTTTTTGCAAATTTTACAAATTGCAATCTTCTGATTGTTTTCCTCAATCGTGTCCAAATATGGCCAGCACCGGGATTTCTTCTTCCTCTGCTTCTTTTGGTAAGGATGAGTAGACTCTTGAGTTTCAAGGCTGGCACTTTTTCTTTTTCGCGAAATTTCCTCTTGTTCAGGTTGTTCACGCTGTTCAGATGCGCCATTATTCTCACCAGCATCTTCAGATTCCGATTCATCGCCAAGGCTTCTCAACTCTTCAAATTCAGCATTCTCCGGAATAATTTcaatttgatttttctttttccGAGAAGGTGTCATTACAAATCTACACGTCTGCACACCATTAAACAATATGGTATGAATGAATAAACAGTAGCATAAATTGTAAATAACAAGTTAATTACTGATAAATTTAAAACACTCTTATAGTAATAAGCAACGGAACACATGATATACTTGAAAGTATATCAAAACTAGAGAGGACTGTTTAACTGTTATTAAAAACCAGAGTTGTACTTTCAGAAAGAACATGTATTCTTGTAATATTTGTCAAATAGTGACCCCTGGCTAGCCAAGATTTTACTACGAACTTCATAAAGGATTCAAGTGAATATGACCTTTACATTTACTGTTTGTTAAAGATGAAGAGAGCTATTTAAAATGGAAAAGTAACAACTCAAAATCCAGTAAATAAAAAAAGATTCAATAACAACTTAGCAAAAAGGCGTTACCTGAGAATTGAGAGTTGCAGCAGGACTTGAAATCAAGGGCGTAAAACAATTTTTGAGAGAGGGGATTTAGGGATTTAGTCGTTTAGTGGGTTTGGCCGTTTGGGGATAAGATTGACTGATTTGGGAAACAGGGAATAAACGAACATATCATGGATTAGGGTTTTCTCTGGGTTGGGCTTGCATTATTTGAATTCAGCCCaataaagaaaaagaaattctaaaaatataattttatatttcagattattgtattttttttaattcatgAAATTATACTAAAGTATATACGATTTCGTGAAATTATATATTTTAGTCGTATCGATTTTTTTTTAACAATCAACaggtgttttgaccggtacttgtaactaCTGTTTATCCTTGTATTAAtgtttcattttttaaaaaatattgacgaatgatccaaccatacggatgttaagatcaatatattttagtgatatgacaaaaaatttagaaaaaaataaatgtatttggtttgttattttaacaatcaacaggtgttttgaccagtacttgtaactagtgtttatcCTTGTATTAAtgtttcattttttaaaaattattgacgaatgatccaaccatatggatgttaagatctatatattttagtgatatgaccaattttttagaaaaatataaatgaatttgggtcattattttaacagtcaatcgtgttttgacccgtacttgtaactagtgtttatcCTTGTATTAAtgtttcattttttaaaaattattgacgaatgatccaactatacagatgttaagatcaatatattttagtgatatgacaaaaaatttagaaaaaaataaatgtatttggtttgttattttaacaatcaacagGTGTCTTGACcagtacttgtaactagtgtttatcCTTGTATTAAtgtttcattttttaaaaaatattgacgaatgatccaaccatacggatgttaagatctatatattttagtgatatgacaaaaaatttagaaaaatataaatgtatttggtttgttattttaacaatcaacagGTGTTTTGACCGGTACCTGTAATTAGTGTTTATCCTTGTATTAAtgtttcattttttaaaaattattgacgaatgatccaaccgtacggatgttaagatcaatatattttagtgatacgacaaaaaaattagaaaaaaataaatgtatttggtttgttattttaacaatcaacagGTGTTTTGACCAGTACTTTTAACTAGTGTTTATCCTTGTATTAAtgtttcattttttaaaaaatattgatgaatgatccaaccatacagatgttaagatctatatattttagtgatatgaaaaaaaatttagaaaaaaataaatatatttggtttgttattttaacaatcaacaggtgttttgaccagtacttgtaactagtgtttatcCTTGTATTAatgttttattttttaaaaattattgaCGAATGATCCacccatacggatgttaagatctatatattttagtgatatgacaaaatatttagaaaaaaatatatgtatttgggttattattttaacagtcaaacatgttttgaccagtacttgtaactagtgtttatcCTTGTATTAAtgtttcattttttaaaaaatattgacgaatgatctaaccgtacggatattaagatctatatattttagtgatatgacaaaatttttagaaaaaaataaatgtatttggtttgttattttaacaatcaacaggtattttgacccgtacttgtaactagtgtttatcCTTGTATTAAtgtttcattttttaaaaaatattgacgaatgatccaaccatacggatgttaagatctatatattttagtgatatgacaaaaaaattagaaaaatataaatgtatttggtttgttattttaacaatcaacagGTGTTTTGACCGGTACCTGTAACTAGTGTTTATCCTTGTATTAAtgtttcattttttaaaaattattgacgaatgatccaaccgtacggatgttaagatcaatatattttagtgatatgacaaaaaaattagaaaaaaataaatgtatttagtttgatattttaacaatcaacaggtgttttgaccagtacttgtaactagtgtttatcCTGGTATTAATGTTTCATTTTTTACAAAATATTAacgaatgatccaaccgtacgaatattaagatctatatattttagtaatatgacaaaaaatttagaaaaaaataaatatatttggtttgttattttaacaatcaacatGTGTTTTGACCGATACTTGTAACTCGTGTTTATCCTTGTATTAatgttttattttttaaaaattattgacgaatgatccaaccgtacagatgttaagatctatatattttagtgatatgacaaaatttttagaaaaaataaatgtatttgggttattattttaacagtcaatcgtgttttgaccagtacttgtaactagtgtttatcCTTGTATTAAtgtttcattttttaaaaaatattgacgaatgatctaaccgtacggatgttaagatctatatattttagtgatatgacaaaaaatttagaaaaaaataaatatatttggtttgttattttaacaatcaacaaGTGTTTTGATCGGTACTTTTAACTAGTGTTTATCCTTGTattgatattttatttttttaaaattattgacgaatgatccaaccgtacggatgttaagatctatatattttagtgatgcgacaaaatttttagaaaaaaataaatgtatttgggttattattttaacagtcaaccgtGGTTTGACCCGAATTTTTACTAAGCTCGGCTCGACTCGACAaggctcggctcggctcgttgTGATGGGGAAAGCTCATATTCGGCTCGTTTTGGCTCGTTTGGGCTCGGCTCGGTATTGTTCGAtaaaagctcgtgttcggctgGACTCGGATCGGTTCGGCTCGACTCGATTTTATTCGATAAAAGCTCGTGCTCGGCTCGTTCattaacgagctcgagctcgaacaaggttttttgttcgttaagaaagctcggctcgtctcggttcgtcagaaaaaaataaaactcggctcggttcgatcaaaactcgactcagctcggttcgtgaacagccctacatccagtccatagcttagcatccggaataatcggtatgcttttgatgtatcccaacatcaggatatatcagagtatatgtaacaagggtaaaagtattggaatatgaatagaggatttaataaattgggagaaatcaagaatcgaaatgaaatagaaacaagaatcaataattgtgtatccgtgtatatgaacaagaattatcaaggtgtaattgatatggaaagtggggtatatttcactattctgaacttacaATAGGGGAATAACTTGCTTGGTGTGCACTTCACCTCGTATGCCTCACTGCATTTTG
This sequence is a window from Apium graveolens cultivar Ventura chromosome 9, ASM990537v1, whole genome shotgun sequence. Protein-coding genes within it:
- the LOC141685691 gene encoding zinc finger BED domain-containing protein RICESLEEPER 2-like; the protein is MRYHLRHAESFMFEKVMRIATSYWHKITRHVVKKDCISTYEIEKSKLRELFKSVRKIIITTDMWTSSHQKLGYMVVTGHWIDSDWNLNMRVLNFCNVPPPHTGFIISEALFKCLNELGIIDKIGTLTVDNVAANDVALRYLKQTFSFRRVLSIEGKMFHARCCAHILNLCVQDGLEPTKEIVDKVRDGVKYIAASESRRIKFAEISMSLGLKCKKLILDVSTRWNSTYNMMSCAIEFRDAFLVYSTSDQGFKEYLKSR